A stretch of DNA from Solea solea chromosome 11, fSolSol10.1, whole genome shotgun sequence:
ACGCGGTTTAAGCTTTGTCGCTCGTCGAAACGAGAGCTGTCGGGAAATGTATCTATGGTAAAGCACATGCTGTGTCGCCTTCCTCTTCCTTGAAGTGCTGTTTGAGTGACTGACTGCTGGTGGGTGTGGCTGCGCTGTGGTATTGACAGATCTGGCACTGTGTCACTTGTCTTTGTGTCAAAAAGCCTGTGGGAGACAGGAAGCCAAGCATCAGAGTGGACAGAAAACAGACATCTGACCACACCTACAGTCCTGGGACTGGACAGCACACATGACCCTGACTTCTCAGAGCAAACTCAGTTAGAAAacgagaacacacacattcaagtaaaaatatacaatatatttgtTGTATGAACTTGTACAGAATGTCTTGGACATTTAGTTATACATGTACTATACATaagggccaaaaaaaaaaaaggatcactTTCACGTTCTTCACAATTTTgagaaaatgtccacattttctATACATCTTTACAAACAGCCCTTGGATGCACTTCATAAGAGGCCAATGACGAGTTACAGATGCCTGGtataaaaatccctgaaaacgtCTCTCTGTGAGGTAAGAACACATTAGTCAAACTCGCTTCCTTTCACTCCTTCACTTCCTCTCATACATCAAACTCGCTCATTTGTTCATAGACGAGACTGGCAATAGAGAACAGCTAATTACACCTCATGTATCCCTTAACATTACTGTGCCACAGAAAGAGTAGCTGCAGGCTGAAGACTGTCTgagtttaatttttttgtttaaataagtTGGACATCCATACAGTGATTACTTAcacattcattctttttaacCGTGGCCACTCCTGTATGCCGCAACCTCCATGTGTCATTCAGTTCCATGTTAAGGTATGGTCAAGCAAGGCCTCCACAATAACAGGAAATATGACCTAAAGGTTACAAAACATGCTCCTTATGTTATGTGGTGAGGCTCCCTGGTGGAACATGATGACAAGCAAATAAAACACTTGTAAGCAATGGAGCGTAATGGAAGGGCTTCCATGACTAATGAAGATTTAATTTTGATATTTCACAACGAGTGGCCATTTATCTAACTTCCCTGGTGTTCGCCAGATGTTGTTTAAAATGCTCCGACTAGAAGCACAAGAGAAACTGCGTTCACTGGTCACTCCGCTCAGCTGCAAGACAGAGAACTGCAAACAGCGATcgggagaggaaaaaaatctgGACGATAATTCAAGGCCAGATCACTGCCATAGCTTATTTTCCTCAGCTGGAGTACTATTGACACATCTCAGATTGGTCCACAGATAACATTCCGATTGGCAAAAGACTCCTCTTACGCCACCAAGGCAATAATCATGACTAATGCAAGGAAATCCATTCATTTACAGCTGGTGAATAACAAGTAACAGTCAAAAACAACCCTTCTAGATTTAATAGAAAAGTTATGAAATGTCCTGCTATTGTGGCTGTACATGACCACTTATTAATGCCATGGATAATGTCATTAATAAGAAGTCTGTCCTTATTATAATGTGTCCTTTTGATGGGTATTAAGGCATTGAGAATCGACCTAATGATGTGCGCTGCTCCTTTAACATATCAGTGTAGTTCCTTTCGGTGCAGAAATAATGTACGTTACTgagtcagtgtcagtgagtgaagCGTCACAAAACCTCAAAGACGCCACGGGAAACAACTGTCCAACTAGTGCCCTCATGTCGACTCCAGCGTGTCCAGCTGGAAGACGTTGTGATTGGTCGGCGTGGTGAAAAAGAGCTGCTCCTCGCTGGTCGTGCGGTTATCACAGGGACTGTGCAGCCCCAGCGTCCTCTCAAAGTCCAGGAGCTGGCCCATGAAGTTGAAGTTGGGGGAAATGTTGGACTTTTTCCTCTTGACAAAGTCGTACGCGTCATTCAGGGAAAGGTTGAGTCTCTGCATCAGGTAGGCAACGGTGACAGTGACTGAGCGACTGATGCCCGCCAAGCAGTGGACCAGGATGCCACACTGCTTCGATCGAGCCTCGTCTATGAGATGAGAGAGAAACCACAAGATAAATTACAAGTATTCAAGTATGGAAAAGATAATAGTTGGATTTAGTCTTATTTTCCTGCAGCAATTTAAGGGTTTTTTATACAGTTGGTGATGTGATTCTAGCCCAAGAGGCAACCCAGTGtggcattcattttttttattgaaccaGAATAGACTATATTTAGATGAGCGGGTGTAGCCTGGGAAGAAGAGAGGGGTGGATCTCACTGAAAGCTCCAGGACCAGCAGGTCACCAGGTGTGACATCCACTGTTAGTCACACCAAAGCCACACCCTGTGTAGTCTTAACACCCTTCTTTAACATAGTTTACTTTTAAGAGGACCGAGATTTACAAAATACTCATCATGCTGTGTCAAAGAagaactgaaactgaaattgagaccataaacttgacagaaaaataaagagacCTTCGCAAACAACTTTTAACAAGAGAAAAAGCACAACTAAAACCAATcagtcacacactcatgtgCAATTCTGCAATCAAAAACAACACCAGAGAGTGGAAACAGCATTTCCTTCCACATTCTACCGCTCAACCTCGTTGctatcaacaaacaaacatgtcaagACCGCTGCGGTTTGAGACGCAGTCACAGCAAGAGACGGCAAATGTAATGTGAAACTGAGGCGTAACGCTGTGttgctgacaaaacaaaacacgtcAACAAGAATGAATCGAGAATAAGATTCGTTGTTCTGCGTAAGTGCAATTCAACGAGATGCATAATTCAATTCATAAATTGCTTTTGTAAATGAGACGAAACTCTCACTCTCACTAAGTGTTGGTTATTACATTACTATTAAACACAATTAGCATGTAATGACTTCATTACAACTGAGTTTCATTGAGCAAAATGTAACTTGACTGTACAAGACACTTCTTGTTTCAATTtaaaacgacaacaacaaaaacaaacaacatattcTTAcctgaaaagtgtgtgtgtgtgtaaataggaTGAATATGTTACCAAAGCCAGTTATTGACCTACTCACCTATAAAAGATATGGCCTCTGGGAAGAACTGAGACAGGTTCTGACTCCAGTGATCCGAAATGGGAATCTGTTTGTACCTGAAGTGGCCTTCATGCTCAAACATGTTAGGGAGATTGGGTGTGACGTTCAGGATGTATTTGATATTGTACTGGCCTAGCACGTCAAGGTTAGTGGAGTCTTTGGCGCAGCCCAGGTAAAGGTAGGGCAAGATCTGGACAGGGAAGGCGGGCTGATTGCTGGGGATGGGGCTCTCCTCGGGTTCTGTGGCGCTGCTCGGCTCTCGATCAGACTCCCCATCGGAACAATCAGAGCTGATCCGGAGATTTCCGAAACCAAGAACTGAGAGTGGCGGAGAGGAACTAGGGCAGGAGCTGTCAAGGAGGGTCTCGCAGTGTTCTGGGTACTCTGTGTGGAACTTGACAAATCCACCTGGACGAGAGCCAGAAGGCAAAAGAACAAAGTCAGATTTTAATGTATGATTATTATGTGATAACAAGGATAGGTAACTatttagaaaaatgtgtttattatttttacccATCTACCACCTTTTTATAATTATTGcccaagttctttttttttttttaccagtccTATTACATATCACACAGTTATTAATCATTTCAGACAGATTCACTATGACACCATACTGACTGAATATGAAACAGAGCTGTGAAGAAGCAGCTCAAGTTGCTGCCAAGGAAAGACCATTCATGAAATGCATGCCTGTTCCTGTTCAAGCAAAACATGGCGCAGCcattttggaattttaattGAGAATCTCGGTGATAGACTCAGGACACtgtactacacacacaaactttacaACATCCTCCAaggcggaaaaaaaacaacacaagacgaGCGTTTGGCAGCTCGTGTGTGGCGGGTTCACGCgtttaaacacaacaacaacaacaacaacccggAAAACGTTTAGTAGTATCGGCATTAGAAAGTTTAAAACGTCTATACCATAAAGACGCTAACTTTTTATTGACTTCAACACTACTGCTATAACACcgaaaacacttcaaaacaacattgtttAAATAGCGGGTTTGTTCCTcacattataaacacacactacCGCGACACTTTATAACGTTATACCAGGACAGTTAAACAGTCCTTACCTTCCAGGTAGTACGCTTTGCAGCCGTCTTCCCACAGTTTCTGAAGAAGCAGACCCAAAACCGTCGCCGGAGCCCCGCTGTTCTGCCAGTCATGTGTGCACTCGTCGTACAGGACAACCGTGTCTGTCTTACACCGCCGTATAAACTTCTCCTTGTCCTCATGGTTGGGGATGATAGTCCGTATGGGTATGTTGCCCTTCTTGAACCTACGGAGCATCAGCCCCGGTATGGCCAGGTTTATGGCGGTCTCTATGTGGGATGATTCGTACAGCTCGTGTGAACGGCAGTCCAGCAGGAGCAGAGAAGTGGCCCCGGACTCTAACTCCAGTTGAAGCCATTCCACGCTTTTACTCGGCGTCACATCAGACATAGCGGAGTCGGAATATCACACCACATGCGAGCGCGAACACCTAACTACATGGtccaaaataataattaaaaattaaaaacacacacacatacatacacacacacacatacaaaacgTGCTACATGTCACccgaaaaaaaaggagaagcgCTTAAATGTTGCCCCGCCAGTGTTGCATGGCGCTTCTGCCTGAGCGAAGAGATTTCccctttttcctctcctctgtttccaTCAGTCAGTGAGTCTGACCTGGTCCCGGGGCTAAACTGAAACCTGTTTACACTAAACGATGTTTAAATGTGGACCTTTCAGAGCCAAATGATGTCTTCATCAACTTCAGCTCTCACCACCAGGATCCTCCATGCACACTCTCGTTTCACCATTCCGATGCAtgggagtttttctttttcttcttctctctctttcagttaGTTGACAGTGGAGCAACTCAAGAGGGAGGAGTTTATTCCTTATGATTTAAAGCAGGGGTGGGCAAGATTTCGCTCCAGAGGGCCACGCTGACATGAGGAGGGTTTCCATCAACCTGGTTTTATGCACATTCTTGATTTGCACATAAAGAAAGTGAATGGAAACACAGTAAATGTCCAACAGAGACATCTTGAAATATCACATAGAGGTTTTTAAAGGAGGTGGAAAAATTGGCATATGGGGGGAAACAACAACACGTGTGGAGAAGTACAAAAGAAATAGATTTAGCTAATGAAGGATGACATTTAAGGGAAGTCCACTTGGGTCCACTCTCTTCTACAGCTCGaacgtcattttccattactatattgTTGCTTACAGTGTACTGAGTCAtaagaatcagttgattaataCAATTAGATCAGAAGATCTGTTCACCcaaatacagctgaacgggttgtgagtCGGCTCACAGTGCCGCCACGAAATACACCACactcttctgttaaatgttgagattttagaaacgTCCAttctaaatgttggagattaacgcatgtttttcaggatttttaagcctttttaactgatctacagttcggcattgttcggtttgattctgttgacgtcacattttagtatcggctcagctcgcttgaaaCCTCACAAGAACCAACTGCCCATATCCACGGTTGTCCTACATGGATAACTAAGTATGAACACGCCTCCAGTTTGAGTCCGCACGGACTGCACATGCTCCTTGTTGCACAACATTCTCCAATCCAGTTGgtggtgcattttttttaaattcaagttgTCCGTATTACACAAAAaagggttatggttagggttaggccacgGTTATACAAACTGCAAGAGAGGGGACAGAACTACAAGTAGGCAGAACTATAAGCATTAGTAGTTCCGATCAAAAGAAACAACGACAAAGATGGTAACCAGAGAAACTTGCTTGACGTTATGTGAGGAAGTCCACTGAGTCCACACAAACATCGCACAAGATAAAAACATAGAATAGAGGACAAACTCCTGGAGAGAAATCACTGctactaaaatgaaatgtgaaatcaAATGCATGCATGAAACATTAGACTGATGCTGACCCTTGTTTAAGAATGAGCAGGCATGTGCTCACATGAGGAAATTTGACACGTCCCTCTACGGATGCAGAATGCACTGGAAAAATAGCGGAAATGGTGGATAAGTGACGGCATGTGCGAACTATAAATGCTACGTAAAAAGTGGACGTAGTCTTCCACTCGCAAAACAAACTCCCGTTTTGAGACCGCAAGGTTTGTGATTTGACAAGTACCACGTCAGTTTCTGAAactttcctctaaatggaaacataatgtACAAAACAGACATCATATGCTATTGGAGAAGAAATGAAACTAaagattgagaccattaactcctgaGAAGTATGCTCACTGTCCCATAGACCTTGATTCAAACAGAgttgtttttgcaaccagcaaagtcaccccctggtggcttgtCAGTAAATTGTCTTAAATCCACTTTTTATACACAGTTTttgatgtggatttttttttctgcttatgCATTGAGAACAACACAATTCTTGGCAGACATACATCTGACTATGCAGGACGGTGCTGATGTACTGAAATGGATCGGGGCAAATCTCGACAGTACAGGCAGTTTCCTGCTCGATTTCCGTGGTTGTGAAATTTAAAACTTCCTGCCCTGATTGCATTTTAATCAGGGAAGTGTCGAGATAATGATAGAGAGTGAGCGAAAGAGGCAAACCACAAGCAGCTGTGTATGTGCCGTCGCCCGGCTGATTTTGACAGAattatttatatcatttatatataaaaaaatatttagctTTCCCTACTTTTATAATTTTATCTTATAtttgtaaaacaacacattggAAGCAGCAAATTAAAAGGTTTTTGAACTCAAATCCTTGCTTGGAGGTCTATATTTGCCTCATCCCCTCTTTGCACCACATACTAATTTCcaatgtacagtatttgctcAACAGCAGTAGAtggaaacaataataaatgtgtaGTTTTCTTTGGTTAACATTTGTGATATACTTCATTGGAAACCTGGATTATGTAAGCAAAGGGCATATTGAAGTTTTGCAACATGCGTAACAGAGCTAGAATTAAGTTTGCTGTGTAACAAACAAATATGGGCTTTATCCAAGAACCACCCGCAGCTAAATATCCACATCTGAGATGAAAAaggaggcaaaaaaacaaagcaaagccaTACTTCTTTTTTAGCAATAACAGGTAGACTCGTTGACATGGTGGACGTCCTGCCActacttcaaaataaaggtcaagCTGTGTCTCACCCCCTCAAAAAAGCGTTTAATGTGAAGATGCAGCATTAGAATCTGCAtttacagaaagtaaaaatagTGCTCTACAGATATTCTTTTTAAGTAACTCTGGCCAAGTTGCCACTTGCCACTGGCAGCACACATGTTGGAGATTCTAAAAactgcttttcatttatttttggaggttgtgttgtttttctgctgagGACATCGGCTCCTACCCCGAGGCAACATGTTGCTCATGTGTGATTTAAAGCCAATATCACAAATTTTCATCCCAAAGGGATCATTTTTCACaatctcatttttatgaaatccTGATGTAGAAGTTAAACGCTACAGAGGTGTGTCTGAGGTATTTCATGCAATCTTGCATAATAATGTTTGTAATTTGCATGAGGGAAGAGCTCTTTGAGCAATCTTTTATTATTAAGTGGATTCCCTTTAAGTCAGAACATCTCAGTTTTCTAAGTCAAGGACTCACGACGAGATAAAAGATATTCTTCACATATTTCCTCTGAAGTTATTTTGTCTGTGCTAATTATGGCACAGCAGCTCTAGTGGCAGTAATCAACATTCTTGCTGCAAATTATCTGttgatattctttttttaattggtccataaaatttcAGATCAGTCAGTTGTTGCTCCCCAGACCTCAAAATGATTATGTCCTCAAACAAACCAGCGCCATAGAGAGCAGTTTAAAGTATTTATTTCTGATTCCAAAATGAAATTCTAGTCACTATTTCTAGGATTTACTACTCATTATTGCACTTTACTCTAACTTTCACAAATTTGTATGCGTTAGAAAAgctattcattttcttttttttggtgcattttGTAGCAGAAGTATGGCTTTATCATTCACCATAACAATATTCATTACCCGGTTGAACACACCCAGGAAATCTCAATCTTCATCTCTCATTTTGaggataagtgtgtgtgtgtgtgtgtgtgtgtgtcaaagacGCCCTATTTTTAAAAGCATATTCTACTGAAGTTTGCGTGGCTGCAACAGGAAATTCACAAGCATAttgctgcaaccacaacatcCCCATGGTTCACTACTGATGTGTGCAGTGATGCAAGagaaaagtgaatgaatgagagggAATTAGAGGGGGGGTGgcaggggggggagagagagagagatgcgtGTAGTGGGAATCCAGCCGTGCAGCTCATCTGTCAGCACACGTGAGTGGGGGAGACACAGATGTGCAGAGCATCAGGATTAACACAGAATAAGGAACACAGCTAAACCTGCGCACACACCAACacgcatgtgtacacacacacagtctggtttccaagACGTCAGGGGACATAACATTGATTTACTAGAGAATTACTCAGACCTTAAGTagaactactactggcctaaacctaaccttaacctaaccctaactaaTGTtataatttacgttatggggactttgtttttgtatccCATAAGGAATACAAGTCTCcataatgtgacacacacattaacatccattcatttggacagcataaacaaaggtgttaacctaaccacaatttaaattcTTCAGAAATCCTAATGAGGTTACAGGTTGAGTTGTAAGGACACTGATATTGTTCCTGATCCTAACGTTAACCATCTCGGTTCAATGTTTggcccttaacctaaacctaggTCTAACGCAAAACCTttgaatgtcctcacaaggatgGTTTTTAATCTAAATTTGTCCTCACAACTTGTGTAAGACTGACACCCTGAAGATGTagtaaataatgacattttcatgGAGAACAACAAAAGAGGTCCCTCCTCATGAAAAACACCAATCTGGATTTTATGTGgtacttttaaaaataatctctttCAACAGCGACAGGGAGTTGTTGTTTCGACCCTCCCGTACAGTCAGTGACTCAATATTTATATTAGGTCCAGTGTTAAGAGAATTAGTGACATATAACTGTGAGACTGCAGAGAACAACAAACAGTAGACTATTTCTTTCACCCCCTAGCTTTCCCAATTACGGTGGCCTGGCTTTACCAGAGAGGATATAAACAATTTTTACAACACTCCTGCAGCCCCCTCTGctgttttctgcttcttctttgttggtttatgcgTTGGGTTTATGTGGGTGAagcagtttttctttgtttgtataGTAAGCTTAGACTTTGAAAAAGTGAGACACACTTTGTTTGGgcagctgtagaaacatggcggtgcAAGAAGGCGACCtccgtaaagcaaggcctttgcaTTAGGTACATATAAACGGCTTATTCTTAGTCCACCAAAActaaattatgtttattttaaagctattatacatgtatacaaacatgtttgggggtagtatattcaatttctgccaatgaaTCTGCTTAAACACATTGGATCTTTGGATAGAggatagaataaaaataaaggaagaTTTCTACAGTGTGCAGCTTGCCTGATTGGAGATGGATGATAGTGGTGTTGGTCACCTGACTGCTCCACTTCCACCCGCACATTACATGTTACATAATGTGCTTCAGATATGAGCTCACTGTAATTCTCCCATAGGAAAGACATGAaggtctttgtttttcttttttgcagaaTCCCAGGTTTCACACAGCAAGTGCCTCTTTGAGGGCTTTTGCACTTCCATGCCTGGCgggcacacacaaaaacacatgcctGTCATGTGCAGATGTGCAGTGAGAAATGTTCAGAGATGAGAGCCTCTTCTCCACTGATGTTTCTCTGCATGTGGGAGCAAAGGGATATTTTTTACTGAACAGATTCAAGCATGACGATCCCACGCCGCCGCAAAACAAactcaataataaaaaaatatcaacgCTACCTTTCATGAAGTATCTTTTCTAATAAGCAGGTTTTTAGATTAATTGTGGATAAATGTGACAGTTGAGTTGATTGAAAAGGGCGTCAGAACAtcagattctgtgtgtgtgtgtgtgtgtgtgtgtgtgtgagagagacagcgTCACATGCTGTGAGGCACATGgacgtgtgtttgctgtgttttattacaaTACACACAGTGATCTCTCATGTTATCTTGATGGGAAACACAATATCCTGTCCCCTGCTGATACCATCTAGTGGCTCATCATGAACATTGCTGCACCAGCTATGAGTCATCTGCGCAGGGAGGAGGTGTCTGACGTCACTGAACTCTCAACGCTAAATAGGAGAGACCATGGTGCCACCATGTGGTGAAACCAAGTATACCACTAAAGTGTATTTCGTGCATGAATAAAAGACCAAAAATCTGCTTTCAGCTGATTACACAGAACTATTTGACTAATATCTAATTATTGCTACCTCTATTATTacctatatatttttttaaactattaaattatattattgatATATTAATGTGTCACTAtagccttttcttttcttttcaaacccTTTTCTGCCCCAAGTCTGCATTCACCATCACACCCTTTGCATCTTATATCTCTttgtatactatatatatgtactttacatataggtatatatatataacgtatacatatatgtataaatataaatatatatttttaactttttattttattatctttttattaGCTTATTAATGCATTTTGTTACCAATTGTATATTATGTAACTGCTTCTTCCACAAGTGCCAGATACACGAAGTTCATTGTCATTatagtgattgtgtgtgttttgaagacttaaaattaaagaatatttattaaaaattgtATATCCCATTTATTCTTTCAGTTGCTTCGCATTTAAAAGATTTTTCCCCAGCATGAAATGTTTCGATTAATTATTCAGATAAGATTAGAAAAACATTTGCAAAGCCATTAATGTAGGGCTAGATGTTTATTAGGAGCATATCTGCCTTAATGATTAATTGGGGCTACATTGGCCCTTTACTTTAAGAGTTGTTGTTGCTTTGGTAAGGATGCataaaaaagcaattaaaacCCATCAGTACATTGCTCCTGATGATACTTACTAGTACAATGGCATTTTAACAACCAATAAAAGTAGGAAAATAAtagataaattaaattaatgtttaaaatggttTGAAAACCAGTATAAAAGCcaaagtgaaatgttttgtaTTACTCTCTTCATCAAACTTAATGGAGTAGGTaatcaatgacattttttttatgtttagacatgtcatttatttagtttaatgcTGATTGATGAGGTGATGTGtaaataatatcaatatttcCTCTTCTGAAAAcagaagaggaaataaacatACAGTTACTAGTGATGCAGAACATTTTATAAATCAGTGAAACGTGTAGCTTATATAGAAATATAGTATTAAAGGTTTTAATTAATATCAGGCCACGGCTGATATCATGTGACTGAGGCCTGAGAAATAGGACTTCTCTCGCTCACTCATGAGCTCAAAGTGAAGAGGCTGCTGACAGAAGTTACACTCTGCTGAGGAGTGCGGCAGCAGCTCCAAACCCACCTCCACCCACGTCTTCACCAGGTGTTCTGTGGAGACCCAGCAGAGCACAAACGTCACATacaaaattttaaatttaaaactagAACTCAACTAATATAATCAGGAAATCACATTTGTCAAACACAGTGTGTCTTTGAATCATCAGCTTCTGTAGTGCTTGAATATTTGTCaaacggggggggggaataaaagaAGGTTGTCATACCAACAAAGTAGTTCATCATCTGTGgagtgtggtgtggtgtggggGCGATGCGCAGCAGCTCCGTTCCTTTAGCCACTGTCGGGTAGTTGATTGCTTGGACGTAGACGTGGTAGCGAGACAACATGATGTCACAGATCTGAGTGTTCTTCTCTGCATCTGCaacctgtgtaaaaaaaacacaccacagctttCACACCAAAAAAGCACAACATGGATAGTCAAGGTTGAAGGTTGAAcattgtctttgtgtgtataATGTCTCTGTAAAGCACCTTGGATTGCCTTttctgaaaataaaagacaactgtCTTCAGATCTAAATTAACTAAATTAAGTACACCCTGAAGAggatttattgtttgttatcTTACTTTAGAAAAGTACTAGTTTTAACTGAATGTAATTCATATTTGTACAtatagatgtacagtatatatatatatatatatatgtatatattatatttttttcttacacaGACAGGAATGATGTGGCTTGGGCAGTGGACGACCGGAAGACCCGAGTCCATCAGCATCTGCCTGAGCAGCTTGACGCTCCTCTGGTGTTTCCTCCTGAGAACCTGGCCTTCTTCACTCTTCAGGATCTTGACAGATTCCTTCGCCCCTGCGAGCAGCATGGGAGGCAGGGAGGTGGTGAAGATGAAGCCCGCGGCGTAGGAGCGTACTGTGTCCACCAGAGCACTGGTGCTGGCAATGTAACCACCCATGCAGCCGAAGGCTTTGCCTGAAAATGAAACCCAAAACAGGTCAGAGGAGCACATTACGCAACAGACGAGAGTTTACCATCATCAGTGACGTGTTTACTCACCAAGGGTGCCAGAGATGATGTCCATCTTGTGcatgactctgtctctgtctccaatCCCTCCTCCTCTGGGCCCATACAGGCCCACAGCATGCACCTCATCCACAAAGGTGAGAGCGCCGAACCTGTGGGCAATGTCGCACATTTCCTCTAGTGGGCACACAGCTCCTGCAGAGGACACATGGTTCATTATTTAACAGTTTTTATTCCTGATGACTTGAAAAAACCTGAATGAAAATACTTGTTGGCATGTGATGTTTACTTTGTAAACAAGAAATCATGGATTTATAGTGTGGATGTATAGGTGTGTAGGTagacctgttcaactgcttgttaatgcaaatacCTAATCAGCAACACacgctgaagttcaaactgagagTCAGAATGAGAAAGAAATGCGATttgtgactttgaacatggaatatttgttggtgccagatggACAGGTttaagtatttcagaaactagATCTGGGATTTTCACCCGCAACCATCATAGagttgtgtttgcagagaaGGGTCCAAAAAAGAGAATCCAAtaagcagcagttctctgggcagaaaatgccttgttgatacCACAGGATAATgaccaaaccaaaatgatagAAAAGCAACAGCAACTCAAATAACCATTCATTAGAACGAAGGACC
This window harbors:
- the LOC131469187 gene encoding dual specificity protein phosphatase 7-like, with product MSDVTPSKSVEWLQLELESGATSLLLLDCRSHELYESSHIETAINLAIPGLMLRRFKKGNIPIRTIIPNHEDKEKFIRRCKTDTVVLYDECTHDWQNSGAPATVLGLLLQKLWEDGCKAYYLEGGFVKFHTEYPEHCETLLDSSCPSSSPPLSVLGFGNLRISSDCSDGESDREPSSATEPEESPIPSNQPAFPVQILPYLYLGCAKDSTNLDVLGQYNIKYILNVTPNLPNMFEHEGHFRYKQIPISDHWSQNLSQFFPEAISFIDEARSKQCGILVHCLAGISRSVTVTVAYLMQRLNLSLNDAYDFVKRKKSNISPNFNFMGQLLDFERTLGLHSPCDNRTTSEEQLFFTTPTNHNVFQLDTLEST